From the genome of Myxocyprinus asiaticus isolate MX2 ecotype Aquarium Trade unplaced genomic scaffold, UBuf_Myxa_2 HiC_scaffold_53, whole genome shotgun sequence:
GAAcatttttagttttctctgtgtttaCGAAGAAAATACCTTtctaaattttcacaagagacaggctttcattcctaacattcattcaacatataaaagacaacattttatcctttaaaatgtatatgtctacAGACCTATAAAGAGcatttagtagaggttttaagcattataagaacaaagaaaatctatcgtttccctacagtttgtgagctgctgagcatgacttttttcaaaagacaacaaaaatgatcttataataattatgagtctgtatattttaatgtataaaaagcgtgtctacatatctattgacttcagtaaaatgtgttaaagaaatgtgtctaagaacacagcagatctatcttatTTCCTACAGTCTgacgactgcacaccaacataaaatacatgtgcaatacacagatctagtaatctgcttaaattggcaaaaacaaccgatcataCTATTACCTCGCAAAGATAATGtgaaaagcataacttaatgaagactcaggcactgatataaactccactaacaatgtgtgcttaaaagaaggattgtcctttgttttttgtttttcttctgcagtgcattctgaacgatatgccgataaataactctcatttgtacgttcctcatctctagattattaatttagatcaacatcagtgtcgataaaaaacatggataaatgagcattgttgaaagcaactttgtagaaatgaactgagccgcgttgattagactgtctgactgatggcctattaaTTAAGCATTGTTTTGACTCATGAAACTCAACTGTGATTGTCGTTCAATCAGCCCAAACAACAAAAGCAAAGAAtcctgtatacaaatccaccatttggacttggtatgggattagcttggaaaagtgcgggggacaaaaatcacctttttaaagaattatttttttaaagagtgaTACGCCCTTGGGTACAACGCATGGTGAAGGTGTTGTATCGAATTGTGATTCCCGTCGGAATCAGTTTCCCCCTAGCCCCGATAGGGTACGGGGTTAtagttagggtaggtagggtatgGTAGGGTAGGATTGggcttaggtttgtgcatgggggaaCGCATTCTGACAGCGGAGAATAACTATTGAACGcatcaacatttttttcagtaaatatatttttaatgaggctattcaCATGCAATTTTCACCAGACTTTGGTATTAACTCAAGAAATCCACACATATAAAGAAATCCAaacattaaagtccataaatGAAGTTATGTGTAATAAAGAGGAACgacacaggaaaaaagtattgaacacgctaactgaaatgtatttaatactCAGTGGAGAAGCCCTTGTTTGTAATGACAGCTTCAAGATGCTTCCTATATGAAGAAATTAATCGGCCGCAGTATTCAggtgtgattttggcccattcttctaaaCATATTGTCTTTAAATCTTGAAGATTCCGGGGGCCCTTTTGTGAACCTTGATCTTTAGCTCTTTCCACAAATGTTCAATTGGATTCAAATCAGGTGATTGACTGGGCCATTTTAACACCttgatttttttctctgaaaccaattgagagtttcctttgctgtatgctttggatcgttgtcctgctggaaggtccaccagcatctcatcttcatcatcctggtggatggcagcagattCTTCTCAAGAATCTCCCGGTAGAGGGCTCCATTCGTCGTTCCTTCAATTATATGAAGTCTGCCAGTAAAGTACCATGCggtgaaaaacagccccacaccatGATGCTTCCACCTCCAAACTTCACTGTTGGTATAGTGTTTTTAGGGTGATGTGCAGTGCCATTTCTTCTCCAAACACAGTGTGTAATATGacagccaaaaagttcaattttgctCTCATCTCACCAGACTACACTCTCCCAGTATTTCATAGGCTTGTCCAAATGAGTTGTAGCAAACTTTAAATGAGCTTTGACATGCCTTTTCTTTAGTAACGGAGTCTTGCAGGGTGAGCGTGCATAGAGGCCATGGCGGTGGAGTGCATTGCCTATTGTTTTCTCTGTGACGATGGTACCTGCTGCCTCCAAGTGTTTCTGGAGCTCTTTCCACTTGGTGCTTGGCTCTTGGGCTACTCTTCTAACTATTCTTCTGACTCCCTGGTCATAAATCTTGCGAGGAACTCCTGTGCGTGGCCGGTTGACGACGGAGTGATGTTGCTTCCACTTGCGGATAATGGCCCCAATGGTGCTTACTGGAAgattcagaagttttgaaataCGTCTGTATCTGATTCTATCTATATGTTTCGCAACAATAAGGTTGCAAAGGTCTTGGGAGAGCTCTTTGCTTTTACCCATCATGAGATGTTTCTTGTGTGACACCTTGGTAACGAAAAGCCTTTTTATAGACCATCAATTTACTAACCCAGCTGATATTAAGTTGCACAGTTAGGCTCTACTTCATGAATGGATGACTTTtccctctccttttcttaaattttttctttttttataaattgtgactttagaaatgaatttttaaataaattacttatcaccagttttttctttttaaatttttgcGACTTGCAAATTGCTGTGGGCTATACCATTATCACGGGGGTGTAGTTTGGAGGAACAGACTTGCATGGACGTTCAGAAGGAAACCTATGGCACGCATTGGGGTATTATTGACAATGGGCAATAGCGAGTGACGGATCACATGATTCCGTCCACCTGTCTCTCCGaagatttttttctctccaagtCTATTTAAAAAGCATTCTCACAAAAAACGTGGTAATCTCCTGGATTGCtatgaatttccttttaaattgagggttattgaaaatgtattatgtattaaGATCTTTGTAGCTTACTTGCCAATTCATTTCTCCTACTAAGGAGAAGAAAACTGCTTCATGGAGGCTGGACAAGTGAAGAGCTCCGAATTCTGAAAATGAATCTTCTTGTAAAGGTGTTAATATATAAGAATAGATCAATAAGAATAAACGAATGGATTTATTTTGGAATGATAAGCGTGAAATTCGGGACTCTTTAAGGCAATGGCGGCTGGCTGGACTGGCCAAACAGGCTACGAGTGGCagtttggtaattaattaatttaatgtaatgggaatacatttgttaaattttattttttattttttaataatgcacAAGAATAGATCCAATAGAATTGATTAATGCAATTCGTTTCCGAGTCAGAGTAGAAGGAGGAGCGCAAAATTCAGAGCTGTTCAAAGCAATAGCAGCTGGTACTCGGCCAGTTATGAGCCACAGTTTTCTTCCGGTTGGAAATGAATTTCATTCAAGGAGAAATTGACCTCGTAAATTGTGAGCTCCTTATAAATGCCTTAATACATAAGAAAAGATGAGAAATCGAACCCCAATCATCCACTCAACTGCGGGGATCGAACGACGCAAAGCCGTAACTTTTATGCTTGTGTGGCCCACTAAGTGTACAGATGTGCTTGCCACTCTGTGGGTCGTGCGAATGGTTTATCTACTCTAGTGTCTCTCCCTCTTGCCCTTGTTCCAATATAATCACCCCCTCTGCGTGCCAATGGTGGCACGTACGCGTGCAATAGGTTTGGTACAGCCCACAACGCATTttgcaagacacacacacacacacacaaaatagaatATTGGTGatgtaacttatttaaaaaataatttcctaatTGGCAATttagaaaaaagtaaaattgaaGAAAAGGAGAGGAAAAACTAAATTATCCATTCATGAAGTGACCGGAAAATGAATAATGAAAGTTTCAaatcatttttctatttttgtgtttGGATTGTTGTGGTCTGAAAAATGAACTGTAAAGAGTTACACGGACCtagaacctttgaagaccctcttttgaccaaatcccggattttttgtttgttttttttaagcagtacgggtaaagtgggacagagggaaaatgattctctagaaaatatctacatCTATTTGGAGTGAATTTGTATATTttcatatacactttcacatcataacattaagttaacGTTTACCTTTTTATAACCTTAACAAGATTTacctcaaatttctgtcattttctttaccattgcttttcctaactgtggtcatgaaatgagctctgccacacatcctaaattaaaatcatcaatttaaaacctcaaaaagataaagggatagttgaccctaaaatgaaaattctctcatcatttagtcaccctcatgccattccagatgtgtatgactttctttcgtctgttgaacacaaatgaagatttttagaagaatatttcagctctgtaaatccaaaaatctgatgctccaaaaagcacatcaaggcagcataaaagttatccatatatggtttaatcaatgtcttctgaagtgatctaatctgttttgggtgaaaacagaccaaaatattgctCCTTTTTCATTGCACaccttgcaattgcagtctacaggtctgatcattatttcaagttcgattacacttactattacagctgatgtcaagatttacagtaaaacaggacttaaatattgaactgtttctcacccataactATTATATCAcaactgaagacatggattaaaccactggagtcttatggattacttttatgctgcctttatgtgctttttggagctttaaagttttggccccattgacttgcattgtctggacctacagagctgaaatattcttctaaaaatcttcgtgttcagcagaagaaagtcatacacatctgggatggcatgagagtgagtaaatgatgagagaattttcatttttgggtgaactatacctttgattatttactccccaaagattagtttagtaatgatttataatgatttgaggaaattcatatggatacaatgtggatcaagcttaaatgtctGTTGTCACTTTAAccatattcaccctatattatacaatttgcaacatttacaattcacATTAAACACGAAAATACCACAAGATAGAGGTAGCAAAAAACTGCCCTGAGAATTGAAATATTAGACTTTTTACATTATACCAGTAAAAGCTCAGCTttactaactaaactgaaactacaaaacactgagaaaactaaaactaacagagaaaaataaatgaaacttaATTATGGcaatttgaatataaaatagaaataaaaaaataacaaaatccaTAACTATTACACTGATTTTGAAGAGGGTGCTGTTCctttggctgtcctgaaggccagactCAAAGTCTTGAATTTGATGCAGTCAGCCAGGGGAGAGAAATCGGTGGTGTGACGTGAGCCTTCTTTGGCTGATGGAAGACCAGGCGCACTGCTGCAATGGTTTACTATTGCGGTGTATCATATTGAGACAGGAAAGGTTTCATTTTCCTGATTTTGTAAAGGCAAAAGTCAGATTGTTTGATATGTGGGCATTTGAAGTTGGTCATCGGCCACCACTTCCGGGCTGTCCTGGATGGCGTAATTGTTAAACAAGTGTTAAAATCTAAAACTGTATGCTTTGGTTCTCCGTTGTCATCGGCAACCACTTCCGGGCTGTCCTGGATGGCGTAATTGTTAAACAAGTGTTAAAATCTAAAACTGTATGCTTTGGTTCTCCGTTGTCACACTATGTTCAGTCATTTGCTAACAAGAATCAACACATATAGCCACTGTGTATTGTAAAGGGTAAATACATTCAAGCAACACAAGACAGAGCACAATTCAGTGTAATGTACAAATTGAAGACCAATTCAGTATTCAAGTATTGCAATGACTTGTTaattttgaatgctgaacatcCTAAAAATGCCAGGAGATTTCTCAGATCTTGAATATCTTGGTCATTTTAGGTTTTTACAAAGGGCTGAAATTTGCCTTACATTTTATTGGCTTTTACTTCGTTATGCCTGTTgtcttcccggtcaaaaatgaccagccaatGGAAAAGAATGGATTCATTAGACTACAAAACACATGACTATTAACTGTTCAGGACCACCctaatcctttagatgagcacagaTTTGGATGTTTGCAAGTTCCTCAGACAAAGGATTCCTTACTAGCACACATCGTGCATTAAGTGCCCTTTTGTGCAGTGTCTTTCCATGTAGCCTACACTCTTCCATGTACAATTTGGAAATGGAGAATGAAACAGTTctgtcaaattaaaaagcattatttaataattggtacgatcagctatatgcattgtaaagtccagattctaggcTTTAAAACTCCCATTTAGTGGttgttattttactttatttctgcAGGGAGTACCCACCTACTGGCCCAGTTTAAGCTCTGTTCAATTAATCCCAtcaatgaaattacatttttaaaaatgtaaagttatttggcTACTAAAATTGATAAGTTCTAATGCAACATCTTGAACATATGCAGTATGAGagtgggctggtcatttttgactgggaaccaAAAAGGAGTTGGCACAAAACAATTTTTAGTCCTTTGTTTTCAGGTGGCTTGCATCTGGTCTTTCCTTGATGCAAGACTTTGAGAACGGTTACTTGGTTTCACAAGTCATCTTCAGTTTCTTGTGTGAAAGTTTAAAGGACAGaataattttaatgtatatgCAGTAAATACATAAAGACTTGGGATCTTATTAAACTTAAATGCACATGAAGGAGAAACTATTGTTTAATGTATAGATTAATATTTTTACCATTTGGTTTACACAATTCAATGAGGGAATTGTAGCAGTAGCTGAGGCGCAAATTATTGGGGAGAACAAATTCTGCAGTAGAAATCAATGGTTTGACAGGAAAGGGAGGCTTAGTTCAATGCAGATAAGTAACAAAATTAAGATAATGACGTGGTCTACATACACTCAGATGTTCAATCTTTTGTGTGGGTTTGTCAGGTGACACCCACACGCCAAACAAGATTAAAATCTACCCAAGTAGATTTTCTTTGGCCTTAATTCTTGCACTGCTTTATCAAACAGACATCTTAATTCCTTCAAGTACAGAAATGGAAGTGCATTGGAGCATTAATAGATTGCTTGCACGGATTAAGCAAATGGTCTTAAACCATTACATAAAATGCAATATGCCGGATGTCAACTCCGAATTGTGCCCCCGCCCCCCACCCAATTAAAAGCTCCAAGTACAACATATGACAGCTTGAGAATGCTTGTTGGCCTTTAAAACAAGAGACATGGTGCTACaacacaaattcataaatattttattgaattcaaAAGCAACTGGAAGTCTCATGCACAGGGGGAGGAGTAAGTAGTCTCAGACTGGTTACCTTAGAGAAAAAGGATTAGACAAGTTTAGTGGTATGCAGTATACAAGGAATCATTGATAGAAATCATGTTCTTTGATCAAGCCATAGCCTACTTGGTTCATAGTAGTCATAGACTTTGATCACAGCTGGCCTGACATTCTTCACTTGGAAAGCTCTTGTTAGTTGTACACTGAAGCTCAGGGGAATATCTTTCGGAACCTGCAAGATATAGACAAACATGAGCACACACCCACATGTATTCACAGCCATTTAAAAGTGCCACTCTTACCGCTCTCAAATACACTAGGACATGATCATCGTCATAATCAACACGCTCCACGATTGGCACAAATGAATTGGGTGGGGTAAACTAAAAGGAGGAAGTCTAAGATTAGTCATTAACAACTTGCTGTAAGTGTTGACTGTGACCGTCTTTGCCTTAAAAAGGTTAAGTCAATTCAAACCAACCGTTGAGGGGTCTGCTGTGAACCCCGATAGGAGTTTAATATCCACCATTACCATGTTGGTACTTGCTCGTGTCCCACTGTATCTGCAAGAAAGAACATTACACTAACATTTGCTATGCTCATGgtgcagagcacacacacacacacacgccgtCTTGGGAACTAGGCAACTACAGCGCATTTAAAACATTCAACCGGAAACTAGTGGGCCGCACCATTTCTAAAAGGAAGTACGTCATGAGGCTCAGTGCAAGTAGTCCACTGCAACCTAAGAGTCCAAGTCTTCCATCCATAATTTAAACTGCAAGTAGCCCAAGTTTGCAATACAGGGAGAAATTTGCCAATTGATAAGACCAAAATCATAATGAGCTGGCATTATAATGCAGGTCTAAAACTGGTTCTTACTTGACAGTGAAGCTCAGCATCAGTTTTGCAAGGCAGTCACCAGTGACCTTAGCTTCAACACTCAATGAGTTGGTGTTCTGAACAGGTGCTGGGATGTTGTAGAACAAGGCGATCTGTATGGGGGTATTcattaaatgttaatatataaatagttagccACTGAATGAGTAGAAATGACAGAAGCCAACATGCAGTACTGACCTGCACAGACACACAAGCAGAGCCCTTCACGTCAATAGTATATTTGCCTGGAATGtttttcagtggcttctcctGATACAGTAGCTTGTTAGTCTTATTCACAACAAATTGGTAAGTTTCTGCCACTGACGAGACAGTCACTGTGCTGGAACCACTGGAGTGGAACACTCTGGCGTACACAGACAGAGCCTGAAGGGCCACCACTGTGTCCTAACACCACATTGTGATCATTCGAACGTGTCAATTACATGTAGAAAACACAGGCAACCAACagtattaaacagcattttaaaattaaataggtCGAGAAACCTGTGTGGAGGAGAACCCGCCATAGGGATTCTGCTGCTGCACAAGCCAGTGTACAATCTGGTTAGCATAGCCCAGGTCTACTGCAGAGAGTGGATTTACAGTGAGAACAGCTAGCAGCACATACGAGCTGATCTCCACTGCCAAAGAACCAGTCGTTTTGGTGCCAGACACcatctgagaccagtgaagacctCCTGCATGACAACACCTTGCTTACAAAAAACATTTGAGGAGCTTATAAAATGGTCAAGATTACAGGTGTTCCTTACCACTTGTAATGGCAACACTGTCCAACTTTGTTAAGAGAGTCTGTCGAGTGTTTGTCTCTCCAGCAAGGCTGAAAGTGTAGGCAAGCAGAGCAGTGGTGTAAGTGTTCATTACATTCCCAATGACCGGCCTCAAGCAGGACAAACCCCTGTCAACTACTGGATCCTGTAACAAAACAATGCATTCGAAAAATGATGTGCAGAGAAGCATGCATTATCAAGTTGATACCTGCAGATGTACTTACAGAGACTGGAGTTTGCAGTTCAAGCAAAGTTATCATAATGTAAGCGGTCATTGTTACATCATCATCTACACCACCCTGTAACGCATTGGGGAAGCAATTTCATTTCCTTGATCACCAGACTTGGATATTCTTggacaaaaataaaatcatacctTCATTTCGTTGTGGTAAAGAAATCCTTCTTCCGCAAAACAACCATCTGGACCTTGTTTACTTACTAACCAGTTTGTTGCATTACGAATGACATCTGGATCAATATATATGTACATCTGTGCTTTGCCAAAACACCTCAGAACAAATGACGTCAACCTGGAAGGGATTTTAAGAAATTAGTTTTCCTAAAATTTACCAGAGGCATCTGCAAAAGGATTCTACATACCATGTATTCCCTAGTCCAGTACCGAATGCACTGTATGAACCATCGGGATGTTTGTAGTTCAGTTCTCTCTGGTATCCtgttttgtttgacaattaacatGGGGAAATTATATAAACCCCAAAATCGAACAGATGTTCTTACAGGAACCACAATATTCTCAGAATTTGAATTTAAGGTGGTCTTCCAATCACACTCCACTTACCAATCCTTAGGAAGTTAAGGGCCGTCTCTCTGCTGACAGTGGTAAGCTGTTCCATAGACGCCAGGTAGCCAAGAACATAAATAATGGGACAAAATATAGCAGCGTTCTGTTCTCCACAGCCAGATGGCTGCTGTACCAGTCCATCAAGATTCTTTAATGCACGGCCCAATATGTCCCCTACAAGAGAGATGCAAGTCAACCTGAAAGCTCTGCATCCAGTGGAAAGTCCTTTATTCCAACAGTTACACAGCCGCTCTTTGAAAAACTTTACCAACAACTGAAACCGAACATCTGGTGGATCCACTTATTACATTTGCAGGTACAGTCAGAGTCACCTGTTCCAAGACACTGCTTTCTATCAAACACAGAATTAGAGACCCATCTCAGGAGGATCAAGGCAACCTTAAAATCTAAAGTGACAGCAACAGGAAATTGGCAAATCAATTAATGGGGAGGTGGGGGTGCAGACAAACCCTGTGGACACAGCAACCAACTGTAGGTTTTTGTCCTTTCAACACCTTCAGCCTACAAGAAAATACATACATGTAATACAAGTTGATAAATATTGAAGACATTCCAGAAGCTTTACTAAATGTGCCGACCTGTACAAGTAGACTTCGAGTGACTACATCAATGCGTCCTCTCTGTGGCACAGTCACAGGCTCATTGCCACACCGAGCTGGAGACTTCACGGCCTGTGCGCTAATAGTCACATTCAGCACTCCTGcaatagaatacatttaaaagaaatgCCACTTCTCATACACAACACCTCATGCAAGTGGAGTTGAAACAAACCAACAACAAGGGGAACAAGTGTCCATTTAAAGGTCTTCCGCCCATTCGCACAGAGACAGGAGGAATATAGAGGAGAGTTGGCTTGAAGAGTGTAGTTTGAGGAAGCTGCTGGAGTTGCTGTGACCTGTCATGGAAGGAAATGGAGTTTcatatttgaacaaaaaaaaattaataagtcAAATTATTAGACATTTTCTTGGAGATCTCACCATGATGCACTTGGACAAATAGTTgaagacagtggccttcagctcaaagCTCTCACCACGGATGATCGAGTAAGGTAGAGAGAGCTCCAGGAAGAAGGGCTGGAAAACAGTCAGCTGAGCAGGGAGAGCCAGACCCAGACCTTTGGGGGACAGGCAGAAAACCTCCATCACCCAAGTGGTAATGGTGTCAGGAACCTTGACATTAACCAGAGCTGTTCCAGAAGCCCTTTGTAGGGGGAGAAGAGATAAAATGAAGGCACCAAGCCAAACCAATCAACAGCAGACAGATTACTGAAGTTACAGGACACTTCACTAACCCCACATCATTAAGTTGCCATAGCCACGTCTGTGGAAACACTTTCCGTATGGTCACTTTAGGTGAATTAGCTGAGCCTACAGTCCGTCTTGGTGGTTCAGCAGCAGCAATTGCCATGACACCAGGACGAAACGTCACTAAAAGCAAGGAACAAAAAGCCAAGCCATTAAAACCttctacatacatttttgcaaacccaAATGCACATTTGATGCCATGCAACAGTGGTTCTCAATCGTGGACCTGgagtgcctctgcacaacatttTGGGGGTCTCCCATAGAGACTGGCTCTACTTAACAGCTGAAGCAATGCGTTAACGGACATCCAAAAATTGCAGTTCTGGGGGTACCTCAGGACAAGGATTCAGATTCACTGCAATAGACAGTCATGAGTAAACCGCAAAAGACTCCAGGGCCACATCAGATGAGGtttagtgtcaaaataaaaacttgtGTAGCCTagcatttgagctgtaaaaccaCAAGCGACCTACTGAAAATCTGCCTATACATAATGCTTCCTCTATCCTGGACTATGGTAATAATGCATACTTAAATTAGTCGTAGCTAGGCACGATCAATGGATGCTAACGTGTGtgtgccaccccc
Proteins encoded in this window:
- the LOC127439456 gene encoding alpha-2-macroglobulin-like protein 1, giving the protein MAVKEICVWKWLILGLFFCVNGATAGPFFIVTFPVVIESGSQPKLCVSLYKPNETLSMRIYLVNEDLNTVLFEIKTKIGFHHCLNFQAPLVVGESVQKIKTIIQGRSFNVAEERKVLLKSFGNLTFIQTDKPIYNPGQTVFFRVVTMDDNFVPLDQMYSMVVVEDSKNNRIGQWTNVSSSKWILQLSHELNPEAQLGMYTLMAFIGDQIFKWPFEVKKYVLPKFDITVKVPQTQSVGEVELKIEVCGRYTYEQPVPGKAWVQVCRNPFQLRTEIGMIPLCSDKTGLMNETGCASIIFSTSAFLSSRFESSLQDSLLVNASVTEEGTDIVQTKSETIFLTYEIGRVIFMEIPNIFTRGSVLEGKVRVTSFSGMPIPGKAVYILGHWSWPPIELKSLKTDRNGLASFSISTTSFPNNDVFLTASVTPDNVNGYKEAYFTSAEKTVQLFQNSASTAPTMSTLTIVELKQPLKCGVSFPVTLKYSFVGETFDGVYSTDIVYMVLSKGVIVKHGYETIQVTASNAVLSGTVSFMLSVGPNLAPVVQILAYCVLPSESVVADGKHVDTENCLRTQVSVLFSPDKAVPGEKNTIKLSAEPGSVCCLSAVDQSVLILEPGRRLTAEAIFNLLPVQTLSGYPFDVEDEPECPPIVPWLPIIPVLASARRSILPIPRPQGNTQAYYTLKNMGLKIVTNLAALKPQCNLEEVTFRPGVMAIAAAEPPRRTVGSANSPKVTIRKVFPQTWLWQLNDVGASGTALVNVKVPDTITTWVMEVFCLSPKGLGLALPAQLTVFQPFFLELSLPYSIIRGESFELKATVFNYLSKCIMVTATPAASSNYTLQANSPLYSSCLCANGRKTFKWTLVPLVVGVLNVTISAQAVKSPARCGNEPVTVPQRGRIDVVTRSLLVQAEGVERTKTYSWLLCPQESSVLEQVTLTVPANVISGSTRCSVSVVGDILGRALKNLDGLVQQPSGCGEQNAAIFCPIIYVLGYLASMEQLTTVSRETALNFLRIGYQRELNYKHPDGSYSAFGTGLGNTWLTSFVLRCFGKAQMYIYIDPDVIRNATNWLVSKQGPDGCFAEEGFLYHNEMKGGVDDDVTMTAYIMITLLELQTPVSDPVVDRGLSCLRPVIGNVMNTYTTALLAYTFSLAGETNTRQTLLTKLDSVAITSGGLHWSQMVSGTKTTGSLAVEISSYVLLAVLTVNPLSAVDLGYANQIVHWLVQQQNPYGGFSSTQDTVVALQALSVYARVFHSSGSSTVTVSSVAETYQFVVNKTNKLLYQEKPLKNIPGKYTIDVKGSACVSVQIALFYNIPAPVQNTNSLSVEAKVTGDCLAKLMLSFTVKYSGTRASTNMVMVDIKLLSGFTADPSTVGLNSNSFVPIVERVDYDDDHVLVYLRAVPKDIPLSFSVQLTRAFQVKNVRPAVIKVYDYYEPSNQSETTYSSPCA